In a genomic window of Nodosilinea sp. E11:
- a CDS encoding carbohydrate porin, whose protein sequence is MPLLTQSSYSLHHYLTGSILCLGLVGGPGVAYGFEQSSEVDFAGEDDPAIALESAALERGLELEPLAAPLPPAEPPLLAQSVLTYAPEVANPAIPAITSFSPAATTAAPGAQVPWPLAQGLPMPEPVVAPAIGSPGPGAYYPAAVPYPGGMWVMVWMPYGMPVAAPGTSPLPPGAVPTWPQPAPGMYGVMPALSSPGMAPQGYPIAGGAVPWGTASVPYGYAPPGYGAAQAFPALPAYQGVAQPFPTALPPYAQGNPAMTAPLAAVPPLQSAAPTAQWPAPLPAGPVGTYLPPETPSLGALVGQNSAVEGLPPAPAIAGQSVPEPNLNVQGLYVLQGDRSSARARLSGDMFLTPNLLVGGALDLTTGPDLTSRDGVQLTELYLTTALAGAPGLRFRLGQLDLTSYFDRNSFAKDISRDFFNPVFQTNPALIGGVNNTASHPGGLVQWAVTDDITLNAAVFSSAGDITDFALDGFAGEVGFRTGDLIVRGTFATTRDTAFQGTGGRLDAYGVNAEWFIPQANLGFFGRYGRLNNSGSGFSGDTYSLGLNVVDVFMDNDRLGLGYGRNLATAVAPGQSPDALELFYDFELMPNLRLGFTFQQRDQFRESYAGFRIRSDWNLLPGRSLE, encoded by the coding sequence ATGCCCCTGCTTACTCAATCTTCTTACAGCCTTCATCACTACTTGACCGGATCGATCTTGTGCCTGGGCTTGGTCGGTGGGCCAGGGGTTGCCTACGGATTTGAGCAGAGCTCTGAGGTTGATTTTGCTGGGGAAGACGACCCGGCGATCGCCTTAGAGTCTGCGGCTCTTGAGCGTGGTTTAGAGCTCGAACCGTTAGCGGCGCCGCTGCCACCAGCGGAGCCACCGCTGCTAGCTCAGTCTGTGCTGACCTACGCACCAGAGGTTGCAAACCCAGCGATCCCAGCGATCACTTCCTTTAGCCCTGCTGCGACTACTGCTGCTCCTGGAGCGCAGGTGCCTTGGCCTCTGGCTCAGGGATTGCCCATGCCAGAGCCTGTCGTCGCCCCCGCCATCGGCTCACCTGGCCCTGGAGCCTACTATCCGGCGGCGGTGCCTTACCCCGGCGGTATGTGGGTTATGGTGTGGATGCCTTACGGTATGCCCGTTGCAGCACCGGGAACCAGCCCATTGCCACCCGGTGCTGTGCCAACTTGGCCCCAGCCAGCGCCGGGGATGTACGGAGTTATGCCAGCCTTGTCCAGTCCTGGAATGGCTCCCCAAGGGTATCCAATCGCGGGGGGGGCTGTGCCCTGGGGAACCGCTTCTGTTCCCTACGGCTATGCACCGCCGGGCTACGGGGCGGCTCAGGCGTTCCCCGCCCTGCCTGCTTACCAGGGGGTGGCCCAACCGTTTCCAACCGCGCTGCCTCCCTACGCCCAGGGCAACCCAGCCATGACAGCCCCGCTAGCCGCAGTGCCCCCGTTGCAGTCGGCAGCGCCAACGGCCCAGTGGCCAGCGCCTCTACCCGCTGGGCCAGTCGGCACCTACTTACCACCTGAAACACCTAGCCTGGGGGCACTGGTCGGTCAAAATTCAGCGGTTGAGGGGCTTCCCCCTGCGCCCGCGATCGCGGGGCAGTCTGTGCCAGAGCCCAACCTCAACGTTCAAGGGCTGTACGTTCTTCAGGGCGATCGCTCCTCGGCCCGGGCGCGGCTCTCGGGCGACATGTTCCTAACGCCCAATCTGCTGGTGGGTGGGGCTTTAGACCTAACTACTGGCCCTGACTTAACCAGTCGAGATGGCGTACAGTTGACGGAGCTTTACCTAACCACAGCTTTGGCTGGTGCCCCGGGGCTCAGGTTTCGGCTGGGGCAGCTAGACCTGACCTCCTACTTCGATCGCAACAGTTTTGCTAAAGATATTTCCCGAGATTTCTTTAACCCTGTATTTCAAACCAACCCGGCTCTGATTGGCGGTGTCAACAACACGGCTTCTCACCCGGGTGGTCTTGTGCAGTGGGCCGTCACCGATGACATTACTCTCAACGCGGCGGTGTTCTCCTCGGCGGGCGACATCACTGACTTTGCTCTAGATGGGTTTGCTGGTGAGGTGGGCTTTCGCACCGGGGACTTGATCGTGCGAGGTACCTTTGCGACTACTCGGGATACGGCGTTTCAAGGCACTGGCGGGCGGCTGGATGCCTATGGTGTCAATGCCGAGTGGTTTATTCCCCAGGCTAACCTGGGCTTCTTTGGCCGCTACGGACGCTTAAACAATAGCGGCAGTGGCTTTTCGGGTGATACCTACAGCCTGGGGCTCAACGTTGTCGATGTGTTCATGGACAATGACCGTCTGGGTTTGGGTTATGGGCGAAACCTGGCCACAGCCGTTGCTCCGGGCCAATCTCCCGATGCTCTAGAGCTGTTCTACGATTTTGAGCTGATGCCTAACCTGCGCCTGGGCTTTACCTTCCAGCAGCGCGATCAGTTCCGCGAATCCTACGCGGGGTTCCGAATTCGCAGCGACTGGAACCTGCTGCCCGGTCGGTCTTTAGAGTGA